A section of the Legionella antarctica genome encodes:
- a CDS encoding tyrosine-type recombinase/integrase produces MNHDDLLNEFRTALEKQDLSPASITSYLQGIKVFTTWVLDFYQQDVGLIEVTSNDLRAYREYISKVLRRKPATINHHIQVLKRFYAWALQAGLISADPASAIHFVKRVTTTKPQALNKEEIHALLRAAGLSTHGLSIRNYAIVQLMIQAGLRVAEVKNLILRDVVIRERSGFVTIVDGKGRKHREVPLNSVARRALTSYLETRDAIAADDSLFTTKRGVSGTVRALQQLITGLAIRANITRINVTAHTLRHTFAVQFLQANPGCLVELAMLMGHESIDTTAIYTRASKEKLAEHIERSGINIDAHHD; encoded by the coding sequence ATGAATCATGATGACTTGCTCAATGAATTTAGAACTGCACTAGAAAAGCAGGATTTGTCTCCTGCCTCAATTACCAGTTATCTTCAAGGAATAAAAGTATTCACTACATGGGTATTGGATTTTTATCAACAAGATGTTGGTCTTATTGAAGTGACATCCAATGATCTCCGTGCTTATCGAGAATATATCTCCAAAGTACTTCGACGTAAACCTGCTACCATTAACCATCACATTCAGGTATTAAAACGATTTTATGCTTGGGCTTTGCAGGCCGGACTGATTTCTGCTGATCCAGCATCAGCCATTCATTTTGTGAAGCGAGTAACGACCACTAAACCACAAGCATTAAACAAAGAAGAAATTCATGCTTTGTTACGAGCGGCTGGCCTTTCCACTCATGGCCTTTCAATAAGAAATTATGCCATTGTGCAACTCATGATACAAGCCGGTTTAAGAGTGGCAGAAGTAAAAAATTTAATACTCAGAGACGTTGTTATTAGAGAACGTTCTGGCTTTGTCACTATTGTTGATGGGAAAGGTAGAAAGCACAGAGAGGTTCCATTAAATTCAGTTGCACGCAGGGCATTAACCAGCTACTTAGAAACACGGGATGCTATTGCAGCTGATGATTCATTATTTACTACTAAGCGCGGAGTTTCAGGAACAGTCAGAGCCTTACAACAGCTGATTACCGGGCTCGCCATCCGGGCTAATATTACACGAATTAACGTCACGGCCCACACGTTGCGTCATACCTTTGCGGTTCAGTTTTTGCAGGCTAATCCAGGATGTCTTGTTGAATTAGCCATGTTAATGGGGCATGAATCTATTGACACTACAGCCATTTACACGAGAGCATCAAAAGAAAAATTAGCAGAGCATATCGAACGTTCAGGGATAAATATCGATGCACACCACGATTGA
- a CDS encoding Tn3 family transposase, translated as MHTTIEITEDQLAIDWTLTESDIQFINKTANQSIKFAALLCHLRAYGRFIGKDDTVPFIALSYLAKQLGQPLSVFPVFDKNSHSYIQQEKIRNYLGYTEFNEAAQLRLEEWLVILLRQETMDKKQLIALAINHLKASRVELPSSLVLGRLISQKVNKAVEGFHRSIAESLAPGKRKELYQLITPKHKEAYAQLAELRTSPQNANSEVMNKYLDYFDQIEQLGILDCNLSAIHPEVITELAQKGRYYDAAQLRDMASKLKQEAIIICFLHETAKTILDYLVYVYKRIFLDINRHATHEVTAEREKVSRRNKGKFKPASEFIKQAYSQASVGQLTLMEFVTQFNEDTMLETASACEAIDKLESSGVTDHIVNRFSYVRKFSKRFLNLKLGASVGLSSLMEALELLRQLHNGEIKKLPAVVPTDFLPKMWKDVVFDENGEIKAHHWEMGFYYVLKKKISAGDVYLSKSRNNRYFWDTVYGEQPWENEREQQYLKLALPNDFDTLLETLRGEYHRVATNASKSLPTNDFVTINEGKFCFTKEDALVIPPEVVKLRKLIQSRMPAIRIEKLLAEVAKMSGCMEGFTPFYAHTQPIKFPLKPLLAAILAHATNIGLFGMGTSAVGISIDALTNASHVYLRQDSIKEVNRRLINHLLTYPISAEMTDGSYSTSDGERYPIERKFFLSSYYPRYYGYYERAISIYTHVTKDGVFGTQVISTGEREASFVLTGLLENDTLLNPEFHSTDTHGFTEHLFALLYLNGFSFHPRLKDLAEQNIYKIDDAMSYGDLDEVFHGTVDIELIRKYWDQIVRIVASLKNGLAPAHVIIQKLANRTDNVSKAIRALGRIIKSIYILRYIADQDLRYTVHLHLNHGESRHHLAKKLFFLNRGAFKTSDYEEIMNKASCLSLVSNAVLVWNTHHIQQIVDELRAEGLDIPSEHLQKISALMFKHIQIYGTYHFEDI; from the coding sequence ATGCACACCACGATTGAGATTACGGAAGATCAGTTAGCTATTGACTGGACACTCACTGAAAGTGATATCCAGTTTATTAACAAAACCGCAAATCAAAGTATTAAATTTGCCGCTCTTCTTTGCCACTTAAGGGCTTATGGGCGATTTATTGGAAAAGACGATACAGTACCTTTTATCGCATTAAGTTATCTTGCCAAACAATTGGGGCAACCACTTTCAGTTTTTCCTGTATTTGATAAAAACTCACATAGTTATATTCAGCAAGAAAAAATTCGTAATTATCTTGGATATACTGAGTTTAACGAGGCCGCGCAACTTCGATTAGAGGAGTGGCTTGTGATTCTCTTACGCCAAGAAACCATGGACAAAAAACAACTGATTGCCCTGGCTATTAATCACTTAAAAGCGAGCCGCGTTGAGTTGCCTTCCTCCTTAGTATTAGGCCGCCTGATAAGCCAAAAAGTAAATAAAGCGGTTGAGGGATTTCATCGAAGTATTGCAGAAAGCTTAGCTCCTGGTAAACGAAAAGAATTGTATCAATTAATCACACCAAAACACAAAGAAGCCTATGCTCAATTAGCGGAACTTAGAACATCGCCTCAGAATGCCAATAGCGAGGTCATGAATAAGTACCTTGACTATTTTGACCAAATTGAACAGTTAGGGATTCTGGACTGCAATCTGTCAGCAATACACCCTGAGGTCATCACTGAACTGGCTCAAAAAGGTCGCTACTATGATGCCGCCCAGCTACGTGATATGGCTTCTAAATTAAAACAAGAAGCCATCATTATTTGTTTTTTGCATGAAACGGCTAAAACCATTCTTGATTACCTTGTTTATGTATATAAGCGAATATTTTTGGACATTAATCGACACGCTACCCATGAAGTAACCGCCGAGCGCGAGAAAGTATCCAGACGAAACAAAGGAAAATTTAAACCAGCTAGTGAGTTCATTAAACAGGCTTATTCCCAAGCATCAGTTGGGCAGTTAACCCTCATGGAATTTGTGACCCAGTTTAATGAAGACACGATGCTTGAAACAGCCAGTGCCTGTGAGGCCATCGATAAGCTGGAGTCCTCTGGAGTTACCGATCATATCGTTAACCGATTTTCTTATGTCAGGAAATTTTCAAAACGATTTTTAAACTTAAAGCTTGGCGCAAGTGTTGGGTTAAGTTCATTAATGGAGGCCCTTGAGCTTCTTCGTCAACTTCACAATGGCGAAATTAAAAAACTTCCTGCTGTTGTGCCAACAGACTTTCTGCCAAAAATGTGGAAGGATGTGGTGTTTGATGAGAATGGGGAAATCAAAGCCCATCACTGGGAAATGGGTTTTTATTACGTCCTCAAGAAAAAAATCAGCGCGGGTGATGTTTATCTTTCAAAAAGTCGTAATAATCGTTATTTTTGGGACACGGTTTATGGTGAGCAGCCCTGGGAAAACGAGCGAGAACAACAGTACCTTAAGCTTGCGCTACCCAATGATTTTGATACACTTCTGGAGACACTACGGGGGGAATATCATCGAGTAGCCACAAATGCCAGTAAGAGTTTACCCACTAATGATTTTGTAACGATTAATGAGGGTAAATTTTGTTTCACCAAAGAGGATGCCCTGGTTATTCCACCTGAAGTGGTCAAATTACGTAAGTTAATACAGTCCAGGATGCCTGCCATTAGAATTGAGAAACTCTTGGCAGAAGTCGCCAAAATGTCAGGCTGCATGGAAGGATTTACTCCTTTTTATGCACACACGCAACCGATTAAATTTCCATTAAAGCCATTGCTTGCGGCAATCCTTGCGCATGCAACCAATATTGGGCTGTTTGGAATGGGAACCAGCGCTGTTGGCATCAGCATTGATGCGCTGACCAACGCATCTCATGTTTATCTACGACAAGACAGCATCAAAGAGGTTAATCGTCGATTAATTAATCATTTATTGACTTATCCAATCAGTGCGGAAATGACGGATGGCTCTTATTCAACCTCGGATGGTGAGCGTTACCCCATTGAGAGAAAGTTTTTTCTCTCCTCTTATTATCCAAGATACTACGGATATTATGAGCGTGCGATTTCTATCTATACGCACGTGACAAAAGATGGTGTCTTTGGTACGCAGGTTATTTCAACTGGTGAAAGAGAAGCCTCTTTTGTGCTCACGGGGTTATTAGAGAATGATACTCTGCTCAATCCTGAGTTTCATAGCACGGACACACATGGCTTTACTGAGCATCTCTTTGCTCTGCTCTATTTAAATGGGTTTTCTTTTCATCCAAGGCTTAAGGATTTAGCTGAGCAAAATATTTATAAAATTGATGATGCAATGAGCTATGGTGATTTGGATGAAGTGTTTCATGGTACAGTGGATATTGAACTTATTCGTAAATATTGGGATCAAATTGTCCGTATTGTCGCCTCATTAAAGAATGGCCTGGCTCCAGCCCATGTAATAATCCAGAAATTAGCCAATCGAACTGATAATGTATCCAAAGCAATAAGAGCTTTGGGACGTATCATTAAATCCATTTATATTTTACGTTATATTGCAGATCAAGATCTTCGTTATACAGTTCATTTACACCTCAATCATGGTGAGTCAAGACACCATCTGGCCAAAAAATTATTTTTTCTCAACAGAGGAGCCTTTAAAACCAGCGATTATGAGGAAATTATGAATAAGGCCAGCTGTTTAAGTTTGGTATCCAATGCTGTTTTAGTATGGAATACCCATCACATACAACAGATAGTTGACGAACTTCGAGCAGAAGGACTTGATATTCCAAGCGAGCACTTACAAAAAATATCCGCGCTAATGTTTAAGCACATTCAAATTTATGGCACCTATCATTTTGAGGATATTTAA
- a CDS encoding type II toxin-antitoxin system HicA family toxin yields the protein MKAKHKKVLHSIFETPVNASIIWKDIESLLVSLGAELSEGRGSRVRIALNGVRAVFHRPHPKKEADKGAVVSMRRLLKEAGVEPC from the coding sequence ATGAAAGCTAAACATAAAAAAGTGCTGCACAGCATATTTGAAACGCCAGTGAATGCCAGCATTATCTGGAAGGATATCGAGTCGTTGCTTGTTAGCTTGGGCGCTGAATTATCCGAGGGGCGCGGATCACGAGTACGTATAGCGCTGAATGGTGTTCGGGCTGTTTTTCATCGACCTCATCCTAAAAAAGAGGCCGATAAGGGAGCAGTTGTTTCAATGAGGCGTTTACTGAAAGAAGCAGGAGTAGAGCCATGTTAA
- a CDS encoding type II toxin-antitoxin system HicB family antitoxin yields MLNYKGYLGHVEFDDENELFVGEVINTKDVITFQADTAHGLKQAFVESIDDYIDFCHERNEKPEKPFSGKFNLRISPELHREAYVAAKHSGMSLNSWVCDVLKHAV; encoded by the coding sequence ATGTTAAATTATAAAGGTTATCTTGGTCATGTAGAGTTTGATGATGAAAATGAACTCTTTGTTGGCGAAGTCATTAATACCAAAGATGTCATTACGTTCCAGGCTGATACAGCGCATGGGCTAAAACAGGCATTTGTTGAGTCAATAGATGATTATATTGACTTTTGTCATGAGCGAAATGAAAAACCAGAAAAACCGTTTTCAGGGAAATTCAATCTGAGAATTTCTCCAGAGCTCCATCGTGAGGCCTATGTAGCAGCCAAACATTCTGGCATGAGCCTAAACTCATGGGTGTGTGATGTGTTGAAGCATGCTGTTTAA
- a CDS encoding ThiF family adenylyltransferase produces MFFDIKQGCYRCVFPEPPPPFLMNNCSDAGVLGPTTGIAGSITATLAINYFVNPTATPVQKIITFDSHTLKMEHLPFSQIDHCLGCHHRAISWPTQNFNVELKKIDLLNYKIIDIREHNEDRKIRLTKDELHIPFSEILGLPSQIPQKKLLIYCQSGLRSDYTAHFLRKSGFQAFSLDQGVSDLN; encoded by the coding sequence ATGTTTTTTGATATTAAACAAGGATGTTATAGATGTGTATTTCCTGAACCACCACCACCTTTTTTAATGAACAACTGCTCTGATGCTGGCGTTTTAGGCCCAACAACAGGTATAGCTGGCTCGATAACTGCAACATTAGCTATTAATTATTTTGTAAATCCAACCGCCACGCCCGTTCAAAAAATAATTACCTTTGATAGTCATACTTTAAAAATGGAACACTTACCATTTTCACAAATAGATCACTGCCTAGGCTGTCATCATAGAGCGATTTCTTGGCCAACTCAAAATTTTAACGTGGAACTTAAAAAAATTGATTTATTAAATTATAAAATAATAGATATTAGAGAACATAACGAAGATCGTAAAATCAGATTAACCAAAGATGAATTGCACATTCCTTTTAGCGAGATACTTGGTCTACCTAGCCAAATCCCCCAGAAGAAATTGCTTATTTATTGTCAAAGTGGGCTCAGGAGTGACTATACGGCACATTTTCTCCGTAAGAGTGGCTTCCAAGCATTTTCACTTGATCAAGGAGTATCTGATCTAAACTGA
- a CDS encoding ParA family protein — translation MKTISAKDFSSLINVSPHLIYKIIKEHNISVVPLGNKNALPPESIRKILELRGFKFKKHNSKPLVINVFGMKGGIGKTSIATALAEGSSRLGFRVLAVDLDMQGNLTQSFNMKKHGQPVLYHVIVGDKNIKDVIIPVTPNLHLLPSSLDNSQIEHVLNSKQSINITNFFDEMFDSIMSDYDLIVIDCPPSIHKITVCASCFATENLIPINADIDSFDGVVMTVSEIEKIERSFKNLSIKINYKIIFNKYDAREKLSLNIMGSISERKNLKDNLLPIVIRTNTAFKNTKADGEYIFDLKKSTAKEDCFSLISELTGLTDWLARGKSNIRDLETTVA, via the coding sequence ATGAAAACAATAAGCGCTAAGGACTTCTCTTCTTTAATAAATGTTTCCCCTCACTTAATCTATAAAATCATTAAAGAACATAATATATCAGTTGTTCCTTTAGGAAATAAGAATGCGTTGCCGCCAGAGAGTATTAGAAAAATATTAGAGCTACGTGGTTTTAAATTCAAAAAACATAACTCTAAGCCTTTAGTAATTAATGTGTTTGGTATGAAGGGTGGAATTGGAAAAACCTCTATAGCCACAGCTCTTGCAGAGGGTTCTAGTAGGCTAGGTTTTAGGGTTTTGGCAGTCGACCTTGATATGCAAGGAAACTTGACTCAGTCTTTTAATATGAAAAAACATGGCCAGCCAGTGTTGTATCATGTGATTGTAGGCGATAAAAATATTAAGGATGTTATTATACCCGTTACCCCTAATCTGCATTTACTCCCCTCATCGTTGGATAACTCTCAAATTGAACATGTATTAAACTCTAAACAGTCTATTAATATTACTAATTTCTTCGACGAGATGTTTGATTCCATTATGTCAGACTATGATTTAATAGTAATCGATTGCCCTCCTTCTATACATAAGATAACTGTTTGCGCTTCTTGTTTTGCAACGGAAAATTTAATACCTATCAATGCTGATATAGATTCTTTTGATGGTGTTGTAATGACTGTTTCTGAAATAGAAAAAATTGAGCGATCATTTAAGAACTTATCAATTAAAATTAACTACAAAATCATATTTAATAAGTATGATGCGAGAGAAAAGCTCAGTTTAAACATTATGGGCTCTATTAGTGAGCGAAAGAATCTTAAAGATAATCTCTTGCCTATAGTTATTCGAACTAATACTGCTTTTAAAAATACTAAGGCAGATGGGGAGTATATTTTTGATTTAAAAAAATCTACGGCTAAAGAAGATTGTTTTTCTTTAATATCTGAGCTAACAGGCTTAACTGACTGGTTGGCCAGAGGAAAGTCAAATATTAGAGATCTTGAGACTACCGTTGCTTAG